A single genomic interval of Polaribacter vadi harbors:
- a CDS encoding M23 family metallopeptidase, whose protein sequence is MKINFKIILVSLCFASCKQVQNLSDKFTKPSGKQVIERNYKDDDAFLEKYEVVYEQAKNNNLELALPNVIYTKSDSLDLSILSYKVFLEKGELLKIETNIKTDSLQFAVDVYSFLNDTLISKRPIVSNEANLNHLNFEVFKTGYYKIVMFPESNKKVDFNIGIYTEPVFLFPVAGKGNKDIQSYWGAVRSGGKRKHEGIDIFAKRGTPVIASVDGFIATAKNSGLGGKQIWLKSGVFGKTLYYAHLDSIKTRSGTYVKVGDTLGFVGNTGNAKGASPHLHFGIYNSSGAINPLAFVKKSDLPNSKEEKVFKNGITKLAKNELRIGSGVKYKKIETFTENTPITILGKIDNWFHVQYADHVEGFMHESLIEENI, encoded by the coding sequence ATGAAAATCAATTTTAAAATTATTTTAGTATCACTATGTTTTGCTTCTTGCAAACAAGTTCAAAATTTATCAGATAAATTTACAAAACCTTCAGGAAAACAAGTTATAGAAAGAAATTATAAAGATGATGACGCTTTTTTGGAGAAATACGAAGTTGTTTACGAGCAAGCTAAAAATAATAATTTAGAGTTAGCATTGCCAAATGTTATTTATACAAAATCAGACTCTTTAGATTTGTCAATTTTATCGTATAAAGTATTTTTAGAAAAAGGAGAACTATTAAAAATTGAAACAAATATTAAAACAGATTCGTTGCAATTTGCTGTAGATGTATATTCCTTTTTAAATGATACTTTAATTTCAAAAAGGCCCATAGTTTCTAATGAAGCGAACTTAAATCATCTTAATTTTGAAGTTTTTAAAACGGGTTATTACAAAATTGTGATGTTTCCAGAATCTAATAAAAAAGTCGATTTTAATATTGGAATTTACACAGAACCTGTTTTTTTATTTCCAGTTGCTGGTAAAGGAAATAAAGATATTCAAAGTTATTGGGGAGCAGTTAGAAGTGGAGGAAAAAGAAAACATGAAGGCATCGATATTTTTGCTAAAAGAGGAACACCAGTAATTGCTTCTGTAGATGGTTTTATTGCAACTGCTAAAAATAGTGGTTTGGGTGGAAAACAAATTTGGTTAAAAAGTGGCGTTTTTGGAAAAACGTTGTATTATGCGCATTTAGATAGTATTAAAACAAGGTCAGGTACATACGTAAAAGTTGGTGATACTTTAGGGTTTGTAGGTAATACAGGAAATGCAAAAGGAGCAAGTCCTCATTTACATTTTGGAATTTATAATTCTTCTGGAGCCATAAATCCGTTGGCATTTGTAAAAAAATCTGATTTGCCAAATAGTAAAGAAGAAAAGGTTTTTAAAAACGGAATAACTAAACTGGCTAAAAATGAATTAAGAATTGGTTCAGGTGTCAAGTATAAAAAAATAGAAACGTTTACAGAAAACACGCCAATTACAATTTTAGGAAAAATTGACAACTGGTTTCATGTGCAATATGCAGATCATGTTGAAGGATTTATGCACGAGAGTTTAATTGAAGAAAATATATAA